The following proteins are co-located in the Flavobacterium sp. CECT 9288 genome:
- a CDS encoding hybrid sensor histidine kinase/response regulator yields the protein MIPIKNRKIVHIFLFISIIALQIVAFNFWYSETKIQNNIYNSIDALAKPNEALTLSNEAIKSYFEANNAFNEYLNTNSTERYIKYQEAIKKMINDLEKLSNLTQKNVAFKTIIKSKLGLESDMGKLSNEFDAIMNSNLNKTSPNDLNFKLKSYNYEKVLSSISYDTTKTAVVTKKKGFFGRLGNAIAGKNDVDKEEVKSVIKMVFNNQEKAGSFEEQLKNIFQVTENYYKNEVSKLQKVHFALKEKDNELIKINKSILTKSQEIVLIYSSSAQELNKIEYLQNIKEYNSKLVEKKQFIFYLLIAMSIITFLLLLYTIYSFILEKNLNNLRQNAEINLDKKNQLIGMISHEMRAPLNIISNFSRKIKNSNTNPSLNSPIDSLYFTANSLQITVSQILDFFKNENNTLLLYNTKMNLKTEVSAILESLKALAELKQLEIKYTIPKELDESVWADNVKIHQLFYNIIGNAIKFTKKGSITVVTALQKTGENYRFDVKITDTGAGIPAEEVDKIFDKFYQSKAHQEQISFGAGLGLTLCKNIISLFKGEISVKSELNVGTEISFFLMLEPSNEEQETSKTKLLNQFKDKNLEVVVVDDDPMTLLLLKKLIEKIHFKATTFQDVESAKTYLKTNEANLILTDLQISEYSGFDFVEDIKKIPNKNADVPILVITGDSYMNTANLKELLVDDILIKPINKEELYFKINTLLNKH from the coding sequence ATGATTCCTATCAAAAATAGAAAAATAGTCCACATATTTCTTTTTATTTCTATCATTGCTTTGCAAATTGTAGCATTTAATTTTTGGTATTCTGAAACAAAAATTCAAAATAATATTTACAACTCAATTGATGCTCTTGCAAAGCCCAATGAAGCTTTGACCTTGTCTAATGAAGCTATAAAAAGTTATTTTGAAGCTAATAATGCCTTCAATGAATATTTAAATACCAATTCAACGGAACGGTATATAAAATATCAAGAAGCCATAAAAAAGATGATTAATGATCTTGAAAAGCTAAGCAACTTGACTCAAAAAAATGTTGCTTTCAAAACCATCATTAAATCAAAATTAGGATTAGAAAGTGATATGGGCAAACTGAGTAATGAGTTTGACGCCATCATGAATTCAAATCTTAATAAAACATCTCCAAATGATTTAAACTTCAAATTAAAATCATACAATTATGAAAAAGTTCTAAGTTCTATCAGTTACGATACTACAAAAACAGCCGTTGTAACAAAAAAGAAAGGTTTTTTTGGCAGACTTGGAAATGCTATTGCTGGTAAAAATGATGTTGACAAAGAAGAAGTAAAATCTGTGATAAAAATGGTTTTTAACAACCAAGAAAAAGCAGGTTCCTTTGAAGAGCAATTGAAAAATATATTTCAGGTTACTGAGAATTATTATAAAAACGAAGTTTCAAAGTTGCAAAAAGTTCATTTTGCACTCAAAGAAAAAGACAACGAACTCATTAAAATTAACAAAAGCATATTAACAAAAAGTCAAGAAATTGTCTTAATTTACTCTAGTTCAGCTCAAGAGTTGAATAAAATAGAATACTTGCAGAACATAAAGGAATACAATTCTAAACTAGTAGAAAAGAAACAATTTATCTTTTACTTGTTAATTGCCATGAGCATTATCACTTTTCTATTGCTGTTATACACCATCTACTCTTTCATACTTGAAAAGAATTTAAACAACTTAAGACAAAATGCCGAAATTAATCTAGACAAAAAGAATCAATTAATTGGAATGATCAGTCATGAAATGAGAGCGCCATTGAATATTATTTCAAACTTTTCTAGAAAAATTAAAAACTCAAATACAAACCCTTCATTAAACTCACCAATTGACTCCTTGTATTTTACTGCTAACTCCTTGCAAATAACAGTAAGTCAAATTTTGGATTTTTTTAAAAATGAAAACAATACATTACTACTTTACAATACCAAGATGAACTTAAAAACAGAGGTCAGTGCTATTTTAGAATCTTTAAAAGCGCTGGCTGAATTGAAGCAACTTGAAATTAAATATACTATCCCTAAAGAGCTAGACGAAAGTGTTTGGGCAGATAATGTTAAAATTCACCAGTTGTTTTACAACATTATAGGTAATGCTATAAAATTTACTAAAAAAGGTTCAATTACAGTAGTTACAGCCCTCCAAAAAACAGGCGAAAATTATAGATTTGATGTAAAAATTACCGACACAGGAGCTGGAATTCCCGCTGAAGAAGTAGATAAAATTTTTGATAAGTTTTACCAAAGCAAAGCCCATCAAGAGCAAATAAGTTTTGGAGCAGGTCTTGGACTCACATTATGCAAAAATATCATTTCACTTTTTAAAGGAGAAATATCAGTAAAAAGCGAACTCAATGTAGGAACTGAAATTTCATTTTTCCTGATGCTAGAACCCTCAAATGAAGAACAAGAAACCAGCAAAACAAAGTTATTAAACCAATTTAAAGACAAAAACCTTGAGGTGGTTGTAGTTGATGACGACCCAATGACATTGCTACTTTTGAAAAAATTAATTGAAAAAATACACTTTAAAGCTACTACTTTTCAAGATGTAGAGTCGGCAAAAACGTATTTAAAAACTAACGAAGCTAACTTAATACTTACCGATTTACAAATAAGTGAATATTCAGGATTTGATTTTGTTGAAGACATCAAGAAAATACCGAACAAAAATGCTGACGTGCCCATACTGGTAATCACTGGCGACTCTTATATGAATACGGCAAACTTAAAAGAATTATTGGTAGATGACATATTGATAAAACCTATTAATAAAGAAGAACTATATTTTAAAATTAATACATTATTAAACAAGCACTAG